A genomic stretch from Achromobacter spanius includes:
- a CDS encoding glutathione binding-like protein, producing the protein MIDLYYWTTPNGHKITLFLEEAGLPYQMHPVNISRGDQFKPEFLAIAPNNRIPAIVDTQPADGGAPIPLFESGAILLYLAEKTGQFLPADVRGRAEVSQWLFWQMGGLGPMAGQNHHFSGYAPERIPYAVDRYVKETNRLYGVLNKRLADREFVAGDYSIADMAAYPWIVPHAKQGQDLNDFPHLQRWFNAIAARPATQRAYALADSVNTTPSISDDESRRILFGQTAQNIAR; encoded by the coding sequence ATGATCGATCTCTACTACTGGACCACCCCCAACGGCCACAAGATCACGCTGTTCCTTGAAGAAGCCGGCCTGCCCTACCAGATGCACCCGGTGAACATCAGCCGCGGCGATCAATTCAAACCCGAATTCCTGGCCATCGCGCCCAACAACCGCATCCCCGCCATCGTCGACACGCAACCCGCCGACGGCGGCGCGCCCATCCCTCTGTTCGAGTCCGGCGCCATCCTCTTGTACCTGGCCGAGAAGACCGGCCAATTCCTGCCCGCCGACGTGCGCGGCCGCGCCGAGGTCTCGCAATGGCTCTTCTGGCAGATGGGCGGCCTGGGCCCCATGGCCGGCCAGAACCACCATTTTTCCGGCTACGCGCCGGAACGCATCCCTTACGCCGTCGACCGTTACGTGAAGGAAACCAACCGCCTGTACGGCGTGCTGAACAAGCGCCTGGCCGACCGCGAATTCGTCGCGGGCGACTACTCCATCGCGGACATGGCCGCCTACCCCTGGATCGTGCCGCATGCCAAGCAGGGCCAAGACCTGAACGACTTCCCGCACCTGCAACGCTGGTTCAACGCCATTGCCGCGCGCCCCGCCACGCAGCGCGCCTATGCACTGGCCGATAGCGTCAACACCACGCCCTCGATCAGCGACGATGAGTCGCGCCGCATCCTGTTCGGCCAGACCGCGCAGAACATCGCCCGCTAA
- a CDS encoding Lrp/AsnC family transcriptional regulator, producing the protein MQNDLKNESPVLDGIDRRLVQTLAANARTTTADLARQVGMSAPSVADRLRRLEESGVIRAYTLDVDPVALGYTLQAIVRIRPLPGQLRHVEGLINEIPEFVECDKVTGDDCFIARVVLRSISHLDGILERVTEFAETNTAIVKAHTVRRRLPPLR; encoded by the coding sequence ATGCAAAATGACCTAAAAAACGAAAGCCCTGTCCTGGACGGCATTGACCGCCGCCTGGTGCAGACCCTGGCGGCCAATGCGCGTACCACCACGGCAGACCTGGCGCGGCAGGTGGGCATGTCAGCCCCTAGCGTGGCGGATCGGCTGCGGCGGCTGGAGGAATCCGGCGTGATCCGGGCCTACACGCTGGATGTGGATCCGGTGGCGCTGGGCTATACCTTGCAGGCTATCGTGCGCATCCGCCCCTTGCCGGGGCAATTGCGCCACGTGGAAGGGCTGATCAATGAGATTCCGGAATTTGTCGAATGCGACAAGGTGACGGGCGATGACTGCTTCATCGCCCGGGTGGTGCTGCGGTCGATCTCGCACCTGGATGGCATCCTGGAACGGGTAACGGAATTTGCCGAAACCAATACCGCCATCGTCAAGGCACATACGGTGCGCCGCCGCCTGCCGCCGTTGCGCTAG
- a CDS encoding glutathione peroxidase translates to MSTLFDFSARDIQGTELSLDTYRGRVLLVVNVASKCGFTPQYTGLEELYRSLRDDGFTVLGFPCDQFGHQEPGDEAEIRSFCATQYDITFPLFAKIDVNGANAHPLYRWLKGEKPGVFGTEGIKWNFTKFLVGRDGQVIKRYGPTDTPAGLKDDVVQALSAPV, encoded by the coding sequence ATGAGCACCCTTTTCGATTTTTCCGCCCGCGACATCCAGGGCACGGAGCTATCCCTGGACACCTATCGCGGCCGCGTGCTGCTGGTGGTCAACGTGGCGTCCAAGTGCGGCTTTACGCCCCAATACACGGGCCTGGAAGAACTCTACCGCTCGCTGCGCGACGACGGCTTCACGGTGCTGGGTTTTCCGTGCGACCAGTTCGGCCATCAAGAGCCGGGCGACGAAGCCGAGATCCGCAGTTTCTGCGCCACGCAATACGACATCACCTTCCCGCTTTTCGCCAAGATCGACGTCAACGGCGCCAACGCGCATCCGCTGTACCGCTGGCTCAAGGGCGAAAAACCTGGCGTCTTCGGCACCGAAGGCATCAAATGGAATTTCACCAAGTTCCTGGTTGGTCGCGACGGCCAGGTCATCAAGCGCTACGGGCCCACCGACACGCCGGCGGGCCTGAAAGACGACGTGGTGCAGGCGCTGTCCGCGCCGGTCTGA
- a CDS encoding DUF1501 domain-containing protein has protein sequence MDRRRLLQMMAAAPLALGGSRLYAAPAASGNRLLIVFMRGAYDAASLLVPTSSDFYYEARPSIAIGRPGSGDGAALPLADGWGLHPALADSLLPFYRNKQLAFVPFAGTDDLSRSHFETQNGIELGRGAKQDGNYRSGFLNRLATTLDAASTARALPAAFTSEVPQIFRGETRVPNVDLGGANRKSRLSAADNRAIAAMYRNTDLHASVDEGQRIMGATRQELEAEMQAANGNAVSTDKLEKEIRRIARFMTNRYNLGFVDVGGWDTHVGQGAATGALAGRFGQLGRALAAYADAMGSAWAQTTVVVISEFGRTFRENGNKGTDHGHGTVYWVMGGNVQGGRIAGRQVPVRHDTLFQDRDYPVLNEYRAVFAGLFSRLYGLDPARLARVFPGVAPIDLGLV, from the coding sequence ATGGACCGCCGCCGCTTGCTTCAAATGATGGCCGCCGCGCCCTTGGCGCTGGGGGGCAGCCGACTGTACGCGGCGCCCGCCGCCTCGGGCAACCGCTTGCTGATTGTGTTCATGCGCGGGGCTTACGACGCTGCCAGCCTGCTGGTGCCCACGTCCAGCGACTTCTATTACGAAGCGCGCCCCAGCATCGCCATCGGCCGGCCAGGCTCGGGCGATGGCGCCGCGCTGCCCCTGGCCGACGGCTGGGGCCTGCACCCCGCGTTGGCAGACAGCCTGCTGCCCTTCTATCGCAACAAGCAACTGGCCTTCGTGCCCTTCGCGGGCACCGACGACCTGAGCCGCAGCCATTTTGAAACCCAGAATGGTATTGAGCTGGGTCGCGGCGCAAAGCAAGACGGCAATTACCGGTCGGGGTTCCTGAATCGCCTGGCCACCACCTTGGACGCGGCGAGCACGGCGCGCGCCCTGCCGGCGGCATTCACGTCGGAAGTGCCGCAGATTTTCAGGGGCGAGACGCGCGTGCCCAATGTTGATCTGGGCGGGGCAAATCGGAAATCGCGTCTGAGCGCGGCCGACAACCGCGCCATCGCCGCCATGTACCGCAACACGGACCTGCATGCTTCCGTGGACGAAGGCCAGCGCATCATGGGCGCCACGCGCCAGGAGCTGGAAGCCGAGATGCAGGCCGCCAATGGCAACGCGGTATCCACTGACAAGCTGGAAAAGGAAATCCGCCGCATCGCCCGCTTCATGACCAACCGCTACAACCTGGGCTTTGTCGACGTGGGCGGGTGGGATACCCACGTCGGCCAGGGGGCCGCCACCGGCGCATTGGCTGGCCGCTTCGGGCAGCTTGGCCGCGCGCTGGCCGCTTATGCCGATGCCATGGGGTCGGCCTGGGCGCAGACCACCGTGGTCGTCATCAGCGAATTCGGCCGTACGTTCCGCGAAAACGGCAACAAGGGAACCGACCACGGCCACGGCACGGTGTATTGGGTGATGGGTGGAAATGTGCAAGGCGGACGCATTGCGGGGCGGCAGGTGCCGGTCAGGCACGACACCCTGTTCCAGGATCGCGACTACCCGGTGCTGAACGAATACCGCGCCGTCTTCGCCGGGCTGTTTTCGCGCCTGTACGGCCTGGACCCAGCGCGCCTGGCACGGGTGTTTCCGGGTGTGGCGCCGATAGACCTAGGACTAGTCTGA
- a CDS encoding DUF1800 domain-containing protein — translation MTRLRTALLKALPMLCLALGAAAHAQPAEHDVALLNRVTWGATPAELARFHEMGAQRYLQAQLHPDAKAQLPAPVQQGIDALSINRQSEQEAQALQRNMRQEARKLDPEAKLKAQRAARAISRQRADDTAQRAVWRALYSPNQLQEQMTWFWMNHFNVFAGKGDVGTYLAQYEDRAIRPHALGNFRDMLRATVRSPAMLVYLDNTRNIAGHINENYARELMELHTLGVNGGYTQGDVQELARILTGLGVHNSNKAPKTKPALRGDLVQDGLFLFNPARHDHGDKVFLGHKIRGGGLAEVDQAIDLLARHPATARHVSAKLAAYFVGESPPAALVDRMAKTFLAQDGDIAATLQTLFASPEFKRSLKTGVFKDPVHYVYSSLRLTYANLPPIRNPKAALSMLRQMGQGLYQRQTPDGYPMSQSDWSGSGQMTQRFEIARGIAGAPQVFYRTIDADAPADPPRPVELPKIPRLLDAAQELFPHLSTATRDAIGQAGKPVDANTYLLASPEFMRR, via the coding sequence ATGACGCGATTGCGAACAGCGCTGTTGAAAGCCCTGCCCATGCTGTGCCTGGCGCTGGGAGCCGCTGCCCATGCTCAGCCCGCCGAGCACGACGTTGCCTTGCTCAACCGCGTGACCTGGGGCGCAACGCCGGCGGAACTTGCCCGCTTCCACGAGATGGGAGCCCAGCGCTATCTGCAAGCCCAACTGCACCCTGACGCCAAGGCGCAACTGCCTGCCCCGGTGCAGCAAGGGATCGACGCCTTGTCCATCAACCGCCAGTCTGAACAAGAGGCGCAGGCCCTGCAGCGCAACATGCGCCAAGAGGCCCGCAAGCTCGACCCCGAAGCCAAGCTGAAGGCGCAACGCGCGGCGCGCGCCATTTCGCGGCAACGCGCCGACGACACCGCCCAGCGCGCGGTCTGGCGCGCGCTGTATTCGCCCAACCAATTGCAGGAACAAATGACCTGGTTCTGGATGAACCACTTCAACGTGTTCGCGGGCAAGGGTGACGTCGGCACCTATCTGGCGCAGTACGAAGACCGCGCCATCCGCCCGCACGCGCTGGGTAATTTTCGCGACATGCTGCGGGCCACCGTCCGCTCTCCGGCCATGCTGGTGTACCTGGACAACACCCGCAATATCGCAGGGCATATCAACGAGAACTACGCGCGCGAACTCATGGAACTGCACACCCTGGGCGTCAACGGCGGCTATACGCAGGGCGACGTCCAGGAACTGGCGCGCATTCTGACGGGCCTGGGTGTACACAACAGCAACAAGGCACCCAAGACCAAGCCCGCGCTGCGCGGCGATCTGGTGCAAGACGGCTTGTTCCTCTTCAACCCGGCGCGCCATGACCATGGCGACAAGGTATTCCTGGGACACAAGATTCGCGGTGGCGGGCTGGCGGAAGTGGATCAGGCCATCGACCTGCTGGCGCGCCACCCTGCCACGGCGCGTCACGTCAGCGCCAAATTGGCGGCCTACTTTGTGGGCGAATCGCCGCCGGCCGCGCTGGTCGATCGCATGGCCAAGACGTTTCTGGCGCAAGACGGCGACATCGCGGCCACACTGCAAACCTTGTTTGCGTCGCCGGAGTTCAAGCGGTCCCTGAAGACGGGCGTGTTCAAGGACCCGGTTCATTATGTGTATTCGTCGTTGCGGCTGACCTACGCCAACCTGCCCCCCATCCGCAACCCCAAGGCCGCGCTGTCGATGCTGCGCCAGATGGGGCAAGGCTTGTATCAACGCCAGACACCCGACGGCTACCCGATGTCGCAGTCGGACTGGTCAGGTTCCGGGCAGATGACGCAGCGTTTTGAAATTGCCCGCGGCATTGCCGGCGCTCCCCAGGTTTTCTATCGGACCATCGACGCCGACGCGCCGGCTGATCCGCCCAGGCCGGTTGAACTACCCAAGATTCCCAGGCTGCTCGACGCCGCCCAAGAGCTGTTCCCGCACTTGTCGACGGCCACGCGCGATGCGATCGGCCAGGCCGGCAAGCCCGTGGATGCCAACACCTACCTGCTGGCCTCGCCAGAGTTCATGCGCCGCTAG
- the phrB gene encoding deoxyribodipyrimidine photo-lyase — translation MNTLLWLRTDLRMHDNPALAAAAENGTVTALFLAAPEQWRQHGDAPAKVDFWLRNLHELSRSLGERGIPLKLLTVADWSQAPAAIAAFCQAHDISQVHANTEWAINERRRDAAVAGALEAIGVDWTLHHGATLLRPGTVQTGKGECYRVYTPYARTCRERLRTAPIAALPAPRAQTPPDWRADPLPDAFEGFALPSDAVRALWPAGETAAGDRLDAFTDGVIDAYKDERDFPSLPATSCLSPYLAAGVLSPGQALRAALAANHGELDSGKAGAATWINELLWREFYQHLLAAYPSLSMHQPMKPETAAVPWRDAPDDLRAWQQGQTGIPIVDAAMRQLLTLGWMHNRLRMVTAMFLSKNLLIDWRLGEAWFMAHLVDGDLAANNGGWQWSASTGADAVPYFRVFNPLSQSKRFDARGVFLREWLPELAHLDDKAIHDPSPMERAAAGYPSPIVDLAQSRLRALEAFGNLPAA, via the coding sequence ATGAATACCCTGCTCTGGCTGCGCACCGACCTGCGCATGCACGACAACCCCGCGTTGGCCGCCGCCGCCGAAAACGGCACGGTGACCGCCCTGTTCCTGGCCGCGCCCGAGCAATGGCGCCAGCATGGCGACGCGCCGGCCAAGGTGGACTTCTGGCTGCGCAACCTGCACGAACTGTCGCGCAGCCTGGGCGAGCGTGGCATTCCCCTGAAGCTGCTGACCGTGGCCGACTGGAGCCAGGCGCCCGCCGCCATCGCCGCCTTCTGCCAGGCGCACGACATCTCTCAAGTGCACGCCAATACCGAATGGGCCATCAACGAACGCCGCCGCGATGCAGCGGTGGCGGGCGCACTGGAGGCGATCGGGGTGGACTGGACGCTGCATCACGGAGCCACACTGCTGCGGCCCGGCACCGTGCAAACCGGCAAAGGTGAGTGCTATCGCGTCTACACGCCGTATGCGCGCACCTGCCGTGAGCGCCTGCGCACGGCGCCCATCGCCGCCCTGCCCGCTCCCCGCGCGCAGACCCCGCCCGACTGGCGGGCGGACCCCTTGCCCGACGCCTTCGAGGGCTTTGCTCTGCCCAGCGACGCGGTGCGGGCGCTGTGGCCCGCGGGCGAAACGGCGGCCGGCGACAGGCTGGACGCCTTTACCGACGGCGTCATCGATGCCTACAAGGATGAACGCGATTTTCCGTCGCTACCCGCCACCAGTTGCCTGTCGCCCTATCTGGCGGCGGGCGTGCTGTCCCCCGGCCAGGCGCTACGCGCGGCGCTGGCCGCCAATCATGGCGAGCTGGACAGCGGCAAGGCGGGCGCGGCGACGTGGATCAACGAACTGCTGTGGCGCGAGTTCTACCAGCATCTGCTGGCCGCTTATCCGTCGCTGTCCATGCACCAGCCCATGAAGCCCGAAACCGCCGCCGTGCCGTGGCGCGACGCACCCGACGACCTGCGCGCCTGGCAGCAAGGCCAGACCGGCATTCCCATCGTTGACGCGGCCATGCGCCAGTTGCTGACGCTGGGCTGGATGCACAACCGGCTGCGCATGGTGACGGCCATGTTCCTGTCGAAGAATCTGCTGATTGATTGGCGGCTGGGCGAAGCCTGGTTCATGGCGCATCTGGTTGACGGCGACCTGGCGGCCAACAACGGCGGCTGGCAATGGAGTGCATCCACGGGCGCCGACGCGGTGCCGTACTTCCGCGTGTTCAACCCCTTGTCGCAATCCAAGCGCTTTGATGCGCGCGGCGTGTTCCTGCGTGAATGGCTGCCTGAACTGGCGCACCTGGACGACAAGGCCATCCACGACCCCAGCCCCATGGAGCGCGCGGCGGCTGGGTACCCCTCGCCCATCGTGGACCTGGCGCAAAGCAGGTTGCGGGCACTGGAAGCCTTCGGCAATTTGCCGGCTGCGTGA
- a CDS encoding CoA transferase gives MGNLMDLRPSFLRGRTSAGTTPRDALQDLWRSLDLPGESLDHVSLTGSDPVFPSSFAVGTAAQTSMAAAALAAAELWHLRGGPRQQVSVDMLHAAQECRGHFTINGVTPNIWDPISGLYRCGDGGWVRIHANFAHHRDGALALLGCPTGEGTTRETVEAALSRWKALDFEQVAADAGMVVSAMRTFDEWDRHPQGQAVAAQPLLTVERIGEADPRPLPKYGNDARPLKDIRVLDLTRIIAGPVCGRTLAAYGADVMLVNSPQLPNIDNIIETSRGKLSVTADLDTADGRIALGNLLRSAHVFVQGYRPGGLNALGFGPQDAARIRPGIVYVSLSAYGNEGPWANRRGFDSLVQTATGFNHAEAQAAGQQAPKPLPMQVLDYASGYLMAFGAQVALARQATEGGSWHVRVSLAQTAHWLRGLGRVDGGLDCRMPGFDGLLDTEASGFGELVAVRHAARFSDTPARWTRPSSPPGSHPTVWPFN, from the coding sequence ATGGGAAATCTGATGGACCTTCGCCCGTCCTTTCTACGAGGACGCACATCCGCCGGCACGACCCCTCGCGACGCCCTGCAGGACTTGTGGCGTTCACTTGATTTGCCGGGCGAGTCACTGGATCACGTGTCGCTGACGGGCTCCGATCCCGTGTTTCCGTCTTCGTTCGCGGTGGGCACCGCCGCCCAAACCAGCATGGCGGCAGCGGCGCTGGCCGCGGCCGAGCTCTGGCATCTACGCGGCGGACCGCGCCAGCAGGTCAGCGTCGACATGTTGCACGCCGCACAGGAATGCCGCGGCCACTTCACGATCAACGGCGTCACGCCCAACATCTGGGACCCCATCAGCGGCCTGTACCGCTGTGGCGACGGAGGCTGGGTGCGCATCCATGCCAACTTTGCGCATCACCGCGACGGCGCGCTGGCGCTCTTGGGTTGCCCCACGGGCGAAGGCACCACGCGCGAAACGGTGGAAGCGGCATTGAGCCGCTGGAAAGCGCTGGACTTTGAACAGGTGGCCGCCGATGCAGGCATGGTGGTGTCCGCCATGCGCACCTTTGACGAATGGGACCGGCACCCGCAGGGCCAGGCCGTTGCCGCCCAGCCCTTGCTGACGGTCGAACGCATCGGCGAGGCCGACCCCCGGCCCTTGCCCAAGTACGGCAATGACGCGCGGCCGCTGAAAGACATCCGGGTGCTGGACCTGACACGCATCATCGCCGGCCCCGTCTGTGGCCGCACGCTGGCTGCCTATGGCGCCGACGTGATGTTGGTGAATTCACCCCAATTGCCCAATATCGACAACATCATCGAAACCAGCCGGGGCAAGCTGTCGGTGACGGCGGACCTGGATACGGCCGACGGACGTATCGCGCTGGGTAATCTGCTGCGCAGCGCGCACGTGTTCGTGCAGGGTTACCGGCCGGGCGGCCTGAATGCGCTGGGCTTTGGGCCGCAGGACGCCGCGCGTATCCGCCCGGGTATTGTGTATGTGTCGCTATCCGCGTACGGAAACGAGGGGCCTTGGGCCAACCGCCGCGGCTTTGATTCGCTGGTGCAAACCGCCACGGGCTTCAACCACGCCGAAGCGCAGGCGGCGGGCCAGCAGGCGCCCAAGCCTTTGCCCATGCAGGTTCTGGACTATGCGTCGGGATACCTGATGGCGTTTGGCGCGCAGGTGGCCTTGGCCCGCCAGGCGACTGAAGGCGGCAGTTGGCACGTTCGCGTATCGCTTGCGCAAACCGCGCATTGGCTGCGTGGCTTGGGCAGGGTGGACGGCGGACTGGACTGCCGCATGCCCGGTTTCGACGGCCTGTTGGATACCGAAGCGTCGGGCTTTGGCGAACTGGTGGCCGTGCGCCACGCGGCTCGTTTTTCCGACACGCCGGCCCGCTGGACGCGCCCGTCGAGCCCGCCGGGATCGCATCCCACGGTATGGCCGTTCAATTAG
- a CDS encoding peroxiredoxin, translating into MKRLVPCLMFCGLLAATSAQAALDVGAPAPNFSTQASLGGKVFTFKLNDALKQGPVVLYFFPAAFTQGCTIEAHNFAEATDEYKSLGATVIGVSTDDIDTLNKFSVSECRGKFAVAADGDGKIMKAYDAVHDKRPEYAQRVSYVISPEGKILYEFTDMSPESHVANTMRALRDWKAKQ; encoded by the coding sequence ATGAAGCGCCTTGTACCTTGCCTGATGTTCTGCGGCCTGCTCGCGGCCACGTCCGCCCAGGCCGCCTTGGATGTCGGCGCACCCGCTCCAAACTTCAGCACACAGGCCTCGCTGGGCGGCAAAGTCTTCACGTTCAAGCTCAACGACGCGCTCAAGCAAGGCCCCGTCGTGCTGTATTTCTTTCCCGCCGCGTTCACGCAAGGCTGCACCATCGAAGCGCACAACTTCGCCGAAGCCACCGACGAATACAAGTCGCTGGGCGCCACCGTCATCGGCGTATCCACCGATGACATCGACACGCTGAACAAATTCTCGGTCAGCGAATGCCGTGGCAAATTCGCCGTGGCGGCAGACGGCGACGGCAAGATCATGAAGGCCTATGACGCGGTGCACGACAAGCGCCCGGAATACGCACAACGCGTGTCGTATGTGATCTCGCCAGAAGGCAAGATCCTGTATGAATTCACCGACATGAGCCCCGAATCCCACGTGGCCAACACCATGCGCGCGCTGCGCGACTGGAAGGCCAAGCAATAG
- a CDS encoding adenylate cyclase, translating into MTPSIRISLLRPAVAAVTLLTLCAGAMAQTYAPPPAPVAPAYDGGDPASANLALVDRSPEPPPPLPVYVQPPAPADGYMWVPGYWSRNQYGFFWVPGAWVLAPYAGALWTPGYWGFTNGLYVWNAGYWGPHVGFYGGINYGFGYVGLGYVGGYWKRDRFYYNRSVTNVNVTRVTNVYNHTVVVNNIDNRRVSYHGGPNGIRRAADPRELAARKDRHAPPTDIQRRYVRDAGSNRAQFYDHNKGRPPQAFVDHRDNGRPSQGPRPGGDNKRPDVDRGNNPGRGEQARGPGPSPGRDVSQRDQQQRDQQRDQQAALQQSRQQQARDQQARQQQQQDRQQQVRQQQEREQRQQQGREQQQQQARQQQAREHQAREQQARQQQARQQQAREQPRQQAQARPQQDRPQQQARPQQAREHPQQRQQGGGEGRGEGRGDGRGGGPNRD; encoded by the coding sequence ATGACGCCCTCTATCCGGATCTCCCTGCTTCGCCCCGCCGTGGCGGCCGTCACGCTGCTGACGCTATGCGCGGGCGCGATGGCGCAAACGTACGCGCCGCCTCCCGCACCCGTGGCGCCCGCCTATGACGGCGGCGACCCCGCCAGCGCCAATCTTGCCTTGGTGGACCGCAGCCCCGAGCCGCCTCCACCCCTGCCCGTCTACGTGCAGCCACCCGCGCCGGCCGATGGTTATATGTGGGTGCCCGGCTACTGGAGCCGCAATCAGTACGGCTTTTTCTGGGTGCCGGGCGCCTGGGTGCTCGCCCCCTACGCCGGCGCGCTCTGGACGCCTGGTTACTGGGGCTTCACCAATGGCCTGTACGTGTGGAACGCCGGCTATTGGGGCCCCCACGTCGGCTTTTATGGCGGCATCAACTACGGCTTTGGCTATGTGGGCCTGGGGTATGTAGGCGGCTACTGGAAGCGCGACCGCTTCTACTACAACCGCTCGGTGACCAACGTGAACGTCACGCGCGTCACCAACGTGTACAACCACACCGTGGTCGTCAACAACATCGATAACCGACGTGTCAGCTATCACGGCGGCCCCAACGGCATCCGACGCGCGGCAGACCCGCGCGAACTGGCTGCCCGCAAAGACCGCCACGCGCCGCCCACCGACATCCAACGCCGCTACGTCCGCGATGCCGGCAGCAACCGCGCGCAGTTCTACGACCACAACAAGGGCCGCCCGCCGCAAGCCTTCGTGGACCATCGCGACAACGGGCGACCCTCGCAAGGGCCACGCCCCGGTGGCGACAACAAGCGCCCCGACGTCGATCGCGGCAACAACCCAGGTCGTGGAGAACAGGCCCGAGGCCCGGGGCCGTCGCCGGGACGCGATGTATCGCAGCGGGATCAACAGCAACGCGATCAACAGCGAGATCAACAAGCCGCCTTGCAGCAATCGCGCCAACAGCAGGCGCGTGATCAGCAGGCTCGTCAGCAGCAGCAACAAGATCGACAGCAACAAGTACGCCAGCAGCAGGAGCGCGAGCAACGCCAGCAGCAAGGCCGCGAACAGCAACAGCAGCAGGCACGCCAGCAACAGGCACGGGAACACCAAGCCCGGGAGCAGCAGGCGCGTCAGCAGCAAGCGCGACAGCAACAAGCGCGCGAACAGCCCCGACAACAGGCGCAAGCGCGCCCGCAGCAAGACCGTCCGCAGCAACAAGCTCGCCCGCAGCAGGCACGCGAACATCCTCAGCAGCGCCAGCAAGGCGGCGGCGAAGGCAGGGGCGAAGGCAGGGGCGATGGCCGAGGCGGCGGCCCGAACCGCGACTGA
- a CDS encoding DoxX family protein: MIKSDDTGKLILRLTLGILILLHGLSKLMGGGVTGISGMLSSHGLPGFLAYGVYVGEIIAPVLLIIGVYTRLGALIIAINMVVAILLAHTGQLGSLTNNGGWALELQGMFLFTALALAFMGAGRFSLAGNGGRWN, translated from the coding sequence ATGATCAAGTCCGACGATACCGGCAAGCTGATCCTGCGCCTGACCCTTGGCATTCTGATCCTGCTTCACGGCCTGTCCAAACTGATGGGCGGCGGCGTAACGGGCATCAGCGGCATGCTGTCTTCGCATGGCCTGCCGGGCTTTCTGGCCTATGGCGTGTATGTGGGCGAAATCATCGCGCCCGTGCTGCTCATCATTGGCGTGTACACGCGCCTGGGCGCTTTGATCATCGCCATCAACATGGTGGTTGCCATTTTGCTGGCGCATACCGGCCAACTGGGCAGCCTGACCAACAACGGCGGCTGGGCGCTGGAACTGCAAGGCATGTTCCTGTTCACCGCGCTGGCGCTGGCCTTCATGGGTGCCGGCCGTTTCAGCCTGGCCGGCAACGGCGGTCGCTGGAACTGA